In the Agrococcus sp. Marseille-Q4369 genome, one interval contains:
- a CDS encoding Mu transposase C-terminal domain-containing protein, whose amino-acid sequence MEVVTGSQLWFEGELVEVRELRSDTIVLEAGGALRTVPAREVLLHAAPLNVDPDPAESGPAAASNLVLSNLTDRDRRNLETRLQAVAAVMALCETGTSTRGACEELEASMPVSSRTLRRWVSAYTDAGPAGLVDSRVASQRSSVDSRWDEACLAVLREFVSASTPTIDVVIDRTNRRVFEAHGEDVVVCPARTTAYRRVKELSKGRHAFGSAKQRRSVADRPAGPFGRLRPTRPGEYVVLDTTPLDVYAMEAATGRWLPAELTVAQDLYTRCILGLRLTVGSTCASDVASVLYQCTTTRLDVDSEQSWPFHGVPRNLLIRTEVPDGVSQERVAGLPACLPEAIIVDHGAPYLSAHIIAACARLGITVQPAIPHKPTDKPTIERFFRTLREGLLQHLPGYKGPDVHHRGADVEGQSFYLVEELEQIIRDWVGTIYHRTKHDGLCVPELPGQPLSPAEMFEVGLAKTGGLYIPTDPDLPFLFLDVAWRTIQHYGVEIDGRRYDGAALTRYRNQRSTFGGAHAGKWPIFVDSHDVRTVWFQDPETRQYEPLAWEHTAALDQPFSKDAAEYVKRLALQKDRFVDPREAVRQLLDAWASDERLDRKHRSAARKIGTRASRGSVTATTPLQTLDVSVVIDLAMQREQRRQLEAQDDVDALFEQYFLDHDEIGLEE is encoded by the coding sequence GTGGAAGTCGTGACCGGGTCGCAGCTGTGGTTCGAGGGCGAGCTCGTCGAAGTGCGCGAACTCCGATCGGACACGATTGTGCTCGAGGCGGGCGGGGCGCTGCGCACCGTACCCGCGCGTGAGGTGCTGCTGCACGCCGCACCACTCAACGTCGACCCTGACCCAGCAGAATCGGGTCCGGCCGCGGCGTCCAACCTTGTCTTGAGCAACCTCACCGACCGCGATCGACGGAACCTCGAGACGCGGCTCCAGGCAGTGGCGGCCGTGATGGCACTGTGCGAAACGGGCACGTCGACTCGCGGTGCTTGCGAGGAGCTTGAGGCTTCGATGCCGGTCAGTTCAAGGACCCTGCGGCGCTGGGTGTCGGCGTACACGGATGCTGGTCCCGCCGGGCTCGTCGATTCACGGGTCGCCTCCCAGCGGTCGTCCGTTGACTCACGCTGGGACGAAGCCTGCCTGGCGGTCCTCCGCGAGTTCGTGTCCGCCTCGACCCCGACCATCGATGTCGTCATCGATCGGACGAATCGCCGGGTCTTCGAGGCGCACGGCGAGGACGTGGTCGTCTGCCCTGCACGGACTACGGCGTATCGCCGAGTGAAGGAGCTGTCGAAGGGTCGGCACGCGTTCGGGTCTGCGAAGCAGCGCCGCTCGGTTGCCGATCGGCCCGCCGGCCCGTTCGGCAGGCTTCGCCCCACGAGACCCGGCGAGTATGTCGTGCTCGACACGACACCACTGGACGTCTATGCGATGGAGGCGGCGACCGGGCGGTGGCTCCCGGCGGAGCTGACGGTCGCGCAGGACCTCTACACGCGCTGCATCCTGGGGTTGCGGCTGACGGTGGGGTCGACGTGCGCCTCCGACGTCGCGAGCGTGCTCTACCAGTGCACGACCACGCGCCTCGATGTCGACAGTGAGCAGAGTTGGCCGTTCCACGGCGTGCCCCGCAATCTGCTGATCCGCACCGAGGTGCCGGACGGCGTGTCGCAAGAGCGAGTCGCGGGGCTGCCGGCGTGCTTGCCGGAGGCGATCATCGTCGATCACGGCGCGCCCTACCTGTCGGCGCACATCATCGCCGCCTGCGCGCGGCTGGGCATCACGGTCCAGCCGGCGATCCCGCACAAGCCGACCGACAAGCCCACGATCGAGCGCTTCTTCCGCACCCTGCGCGAGGGCCTGCTGCAGCACCTGCCCGGCTACAAAGGCCCCGACGTGCACCACCGCGGTGCCGACGTCGAGGGGCAGTCGTTCTACCTGGTCGAGGAGTTGGAGCAGATCATCCGCGACTGGGTCGGCACGATTTACCACCGCACCAAGCATGACGGGCTCTGCGTACCCGAGCTGCCCGGGCAGCCGCTCTCGCCAGCGGAGATGTTCGAGGTCGGCCTGGCGAAGACGGGCGGCCTCTACATCCCCACCGACCCCGACCTGCCGTTCCTGTTCCTCGATGTCGCTTGGCGCACGATCCAGCACTACGGCGTGGAGATCGACGGGCGCCGCTACGACGGGGCCGCGCTGACCCGTTACCGCAACCAGCGCTCAACCTTCGGCGGAGCGCACGCCGGCAAGTGGCCGATCTTTGTCGACAGCCACGACGTGCGCACGGTCTGGTTCCAGGACCCGGAGACGCGCCAGTACGAGCCGCTGGCGTGGGAACACACAGCAGCGCTCGACCAACCGTTCTCCAAGGACGCGGCCGAGTACGTGAAGCGGCTCGCACTCCAGAAGGACCGCTTCGTGGATCCACGCGAGGCGGTGCGGCAGCTGCTCGACGCATGGGCATCCGATGAACGACTCGACCGCAAACACCGCTCCGCCGCACGGAAGATCGGCACCCGCGCGTCGAGGGGCAGCGTCACGGCAACGACTCCACTGCAGACGCTGGACGTGTCCGTCGTCATCGACCTCGCCATGCAGCGCGAGCAACGCCGCCAGCTCGAGGCGCAAGACGATGTCGATGCGCTATTCGAGCAGTACTTCCTCGACCATGACGAGATCGGGCTCGAAGAATGA
- a CDS encoding TniQ family protein yields the protein MPQSKPAAAPDPPAKASLRSIPGGYSLTGWPLHVPPSDGETTLGWLRRASHRHGLTPKRMLQALSPRPLAATSHLNTWIRSADRAPALLGFPMPSPDPAIPKRENLRGWQLDAHPDGGRYCPACLADDGIWRSSWREPWALICPQHRLRLLDRCPACGGRPWHNRAWLTLRLKPAMCAQRVGGRTGRNWCGSDLGDAPHVPVDERAAHAQQVLQRTHAVGEQRSGEHRDFAGMLVTSKQQAGLLHCFYELAAGAETHDPIEAAIAAVAAFEALRDGRDEHPALHRATTTHHFQRYFLAQQPKHPIDVNPILLTWFANRQREHLSRRAQLAWRAGRRNLAAPPAHQVKLNVKIDHLPEHAMTRPSPPAEWVPAFLPDSLVSPPWRCDAIGGSLNALCFLALGRADSWAELALELCLPVDIQRVAAARLRHVADPDWHVYLDRLEAHFEQLQGDPPTIDFRARRRTAIDYLAVAEAFETAGLVADETTITHFWAWYTASHPALAPPAYTPVSPGDENRPIDEAGFALVAAALRPAKPRRPP from the coding sequence ATGCCGCAGAGCAAGCCCGCCGCAGCGCCTGACCCGCCCGCCAAGGCGAGTCTGCGGAGCATCCCCGGCGGCTACTCTCTCACCGGCTGGCCCCTACACGTGCCCCCGTCCGACGGGGAGACGACCCTCGGCTGGCTACGCCGCGCCAGCCACCGCCACGGCCTCACCCCCAAGCGCATGCTGCAAGCCCTCTCCCCCAGACCGCTCGCCGCCACGAGCCACCTGAACACGTGGATCCGCTCCGCCGACCGGGCACCGGCACTGCTCGGCTTCCCCATGCCTTCACCGGACCCCGCGATCCCCAAGCGCGAGAACCTGCGCGGCTGGCAGCTCGACGCGCACCCCGACGGCGGCCGCTACTGCCCCGCATGCCTGGCCGACGACGGCATCTGGCGCAGTAGCTGGCGCGAGCCGTGGGCGCTGATCTGCCCGCAGCACCGCCTCCGACTGCTCGACCGCTGCCCCGCCTGCGGCGGCCGACCCTGGCACAACAGGGCATGGCTCACCCTCAGACTGAAGCCGGCAATGTGCGCACAGCGCGTCGGGGGCCGCACCGGCAGGAACTGGTGCGGCAGCGACCTCGGCGACGCACCCCACGTCCCCGTCGATGAGCGGGCCGCGCACGCGCAGCAGGTGCTCCAGCGTACGCACGCCGTCGGCGAGCAGCGCAGCGGCGAGCACCGGGATTTCGCCGGCATGCTCGTCACCTCGAAGCAGCAGGCGGGCCTGCTGCACTGCTTCTACGAACTGGCCGCAGGCGCCGAGACGCACGACCCCATCGAGGCGGCGATCGCGGCCGTCGCCGCGTTCGAGGCGCTGCGTGACGGCCGCGACGAGCACCCCGCGCTGCACCGCGCAACGACGACGCACCACTTCCAGCGGTACTTCCTCGCACAGCAGCCCAAGCACCCGATCGACGTGAACCCGATCCTGCTCACCTGGTTCGCGAACCGGCAACGAGAGCACCTCAGCCGGCGCGCTCAGCTCGCCTGGCGCGCAGGCAGGAGGAACCTCGCCGCACCGCCAGCGCACCAGGTGAAGCTCAACGTCAAGATCGACCACCTCCCCGAACACGCCATGACCCGCCCGAGTCCGCCGGCGGAGTGGGTGCCGGCGTTCCTGCCCGACAGTCTCGTGTCGCCGCCGTGGCGGTGCGACGCGATCGGAGGCTCGCTGAACGCGCTCTGCTTTCTCGCGCTGGGCCGCGCCGACAGCTGGGCGGAACTCGCCCTCGAGCTCTGCCTGCCAGTCGACATCCAGCGCGTCGCCGCCGCACGGCTCCGACACGTCGCCGACCCCGACTGGCACGTCTATCTCGATCGCCTCGAAGCGCACTTCGAGCAGCTGCAGGGCGATCCCCCGACCATCGACTTCCGCGCAAGACGCCGGACCGCGATCGACTACCTCGCCGTCGCCGAAGCCTTCGAGACGGCCGGGCTCGTCGCCGACGAGACCACCATCACCCACTTCTGGGCCTGGTACACCGCCAGCCACCCCGCGCTCGCCCCTCCCGCCTACACGCCGGTCAGTCCAGGCGATGAGAACCGGCCGATCGACGAAGCGGGCTTTGCGCTCGTCGCGGCAGCACTGAGACCCGCGAAACCGCGACGGCCACCATGA
- a CDS encoding toll/interleukin-1 receptor domain-containing protein, translating into MAQRLNRAQFEANLRAAQRKVQSEVDRVNRENRRRVEEHNRKVRQHNARVTQEAQRKVDAYNREVQRVNEHNKRVSVDNAAAVAEANRRLRAGSGRPSFTSNEQVLADRIQAEATKHPDRKWDAFLSYARIDGADVAQSLRTALEKMGVSVWFDELTITPGQSQSLQMDRGLRSARCGIALLTPAYLAGRFWTERELGALLHKRTLIPVLHNVTFEQVAEYSGILPDLAGFETCRDTTDAIAEKIAAAVLPQEEAVA; encoded by the coding sequence ATGGCACAACGTCTCAATCGCGCACAGTTCGAGGCCAACCTGCGTGCAGCACAACGCAAGGTCCAGTCCGAGGTCGACCGGGTGAACCGCGAGAACCGACGGCGCGTCGAGGAACACAACCGGAAAGTGCGGCAGCACAACGCCCGTGTGACGCAAGAAGCACAGCGCAAGGTCGACGCGTACAACCGCGAGGTACAGCGCGTCAACGAGCACAATAAACGGGTCTCGGTCGACAACGCCGCAGCCGTCGCGGAAGCCAACCGCCGGTTGCGCGCAGGGTCTGGTCGCCCTTCGTTCACCTCGAACGAGCAAGTCCTGGCCGACCGCATCCAGGCAGAGGCCACGAAGCACCCAGATCGGAAGTGGGACGCGTTCCTCAGTTACGCTCGGATCGACGGGGCAGACGTTGCGCAGAGCTTGCGGACCGCTCTCGAGAAAATGGGAGTCTCGGTCTGGTTCGACGAACTGACAATCACCCCCGGCCAGAGCCAGTCCCTGCAGATGGACCGTGGCCTCAGATCGGCGCGCTGTGGCATTGCGCTACTGACCCCGGCGTACCTCGCAGGGCGATTCTGGACCGAGCGTGAGCTCGGCGCACTCTTGCACAAGCGGACCCTGATCCCGGTCCTTCACAACGTGACGTTCGAACAGGTCGCGGAATACAGCGGCATCCTCCCCGACCTCGCCGGATTCGAGACCTGCCGCGACACGACCGACGCGATCGCGGAGAAGATCGCGGCCGCGGTGCTGCCGCAAGAGGAAGCGGTCGCCTGA
- a CDS encoding ATP-binding protein produces the protein MTNSWAVWLRDWDTQPFQLATKTGWDAFVNAPARPRPPDLSLAELRAMNDDERADCDEARHVWNANPPTIRTPQMEHAFELMDQVLASARRDGDRLRGAVVIDAQPGQGKTTIATGYAKRLHRQQYRRYGPRTTDGHQRLPVAYVPLTADVTLKGLNRQILRFYGHPTAQAASTTDLTRAVVDCATSCETKLIIIDEVHFVNLRVRNGLDVSNHFKGLANQIPATFVFVGVGLTEKRFLDEGLVGEERAMAQTSRRTTRCTVPAFSITSDAGMRAWTLMLDRLEAHLHLAAHQPGNLATHARLLHERTQGRIASLTTLIDRACYRTIRDGSEALDADILQQVSVDHAAEQARRSA, from the coding sequence ATGACCAACTCGTGGGCGGTGTGGCTGCGCGATTGGGACACGCAGCCGTTCCAGCTCGCCACCAAGACCGGCTGGGACGCCTTTGTCAACGCGCCAGCCCGGCCGCGACCGCCCGACCTCTCGCTCGCCGAGCTGCGGGCGATGAACGATGATGAGCGCGCGGACTGCGACGAGGCGCGGCATGTGTGGAACGCGAACCCGCCGACGATCCGCACCCCGCAGATGGAGCACGCCTTCGAGCTGATGGACCAGGTGCTGGCCTCCGCAAGGCGTGACGGGGATCGGCTGCGCGGTGCGGTCGTCATCGACGCCCAGCCCGGGCAGGGGAAGACCACCATCGCGACCGGCTACGCCAAGCGGCTGCACCGGCAGCAGTACCGCCGTTACGGGCCACGCACGACCGACGGGCACCAGCGACTGCCGGTCGCGTACGTGCCACTCACCGCCGACGTCACGCTGAAGGGTCTGAATCGGCAGATCCTGCGCTTCTACGGCCACCCCACTGCGCAGGCCGCGTCCACCACCGACCTCACCCGGGCGGTGGTCGACTGCGCGACCAGCTGCGAGACGAAGCTCATCATCATCGACGAGGTCCACTTCGTGAACCTGCGCGTCCGCAACGGTCTCGACGTCAGCAACCACTTCAAAGGGCTCGCGAACCAGATCCCGGCCACCTTCGTGTTCGTCGGCGTCGGCCTGACCGAGAAGCGCTTCCTCGACGAAGGCCTCGTCGGCGAGGAGCGCGCCATGGCCCAGACCTCCCGCCGCACCACCCGCTGCACCGTCCCCGCCTTCTCCATCACCAGCGACGCTGGCATGCGCGCCTGGACGCTGATGCTCGACCGGCTCGAGGCACACCTGCACCTGGCCGCCCATCAGCCCGGCAACCTCGCCACCCACGCCCGGCTGCTGCACGAGCGCACCCAGGGCAGAATCGCGTCACTGACGACGCTGATCGACCGCGCCTGCTACCGGACCATCCGCGACGGCAGCGAAGCCCTCGATGCCGACATCCTCCAGCAGGTGAGCGTCGACCATGCCGCAGAGCAAGCCCGCCGCAGCGCCTGA
- a CDS encoding GNAT family N-acetyltransferase, whose product MEIRPFRPADAADLTTLLHRAYAELGDRGLNFTAVDQDEETTLRRASAGASWVLVDGDRTVATMTISWPAEQTVRDLTPEARIPARAWLNQLAVDPDYRSQGLAQRLRDTGYAWCVDQGATSIGLDTAEPAGHLVELYARWGFTTVDKVQWPGKRYRSLIMKRGLAPIDVR is encoded by the coding sequence GTGGAGATCCGACCGTTCAGGCCCGCCGACGCCGCAGATCTGACAACGTTGCTGCATCGCGCCTACGCGGAGCTCGGTGATCGCGGACTGAACTTCACGGCCGTCGACCAGGATGAGGAGACGACGCTGCGCCGAGCCTCGGCTGGCGCGTCGTGGGTGCTCGTCGACGGCGACCGCACGGTGGCGACGATGACGATCTCTTGGCCTGCCGAGCAGACGGTACGCGATCTGACACCTGAGGCCCGCATTCCTGCTCGGGCATGGCTCAATCAACTCGCGGTCGATCCTGACTATCGGAGTCAAGGACTTGCCCAGCGTCTCCGCGACACCGGATACGCCTGGTGCGTTGACCAGGGCGCCACATCGATCGGTCTCGACACCGCTGAGCCCGCCGGCCACCTCGTGGAGCTGTACGCAAGGTGGGGCTTCACGACCGTCGACAAAGTCCAGTGGCCCGGCAAGCGGTACCGAAGCCTGATCATGAAGCGCGGGCTTGCTCCGATCGACGTCAGGTAG
- a CDS encoding AAA family ATPase, whose protein sequence is MARMGGMMPGQEEQQSALEQFGTDLTEIARSGRLDPVIGRDEEIRRISQVLSRRTKNNPVLIGEPGVGKTAVVEGLAQRIVAGDVPESLKGKSLVALDVNAMIAGSKYRGDFEERMKNVLAEIAKAEGRIVTFIDELHIIMGAGAAEGSQGASNMLKPMLARGELRLIGATTLDEYREFIEKDAAMERRFQQVYVGEPSVEDTVAILRGLKERYEAHHKVTIADSALVAAASLSNRYITARQLPDKAIDLIDEAASRLRMEIDSAPTEIDQLRRTVDRMEIERLALKRERDDASKERLAELEATLAERRTELKALDERWQTERASLNRIGGLREQLDELRGRAERAQREGDLERASRLLYGEIPQVEQQLKEAEAQAAASGARMVGDQVTEDDIASVVAAWTGIPVGRLLQGETEKLLALEDELANRVVGQREAVSAVSDAVRRSRAGVSNPNQPTGSFLFLGPTGVGKTELAKALAELLFDDEKALVRIDMSEYGEKHSVARLVGAPPGYIGYEQGGQLTEAVRRRPYSVVLMDEVEKAHPEVFDLLLQVLDDGRLTDGQGRTVDFRNTILILTSNLGSAFLTDPTISTETAREQVMGAVRAAFKPEFINRLDDIVIFDALTQEELGAIVGIQVHALDRRLRERRLTVDVTDAARQWLGERGYDPVYGARPLRRLMQREIDDRLARALLAGEVRDGDRVIVDVAPGGSGLWVGAEGAERPAQWSFDADVVDDVDEVIDAEPLDEP, encoded by the coding sequence ATGGCACGCATGGGCGGCATGATGCCGGGCCAGGAGGAGCAGCAGTCGGCGCTCGAGCAGTTCGGCACCGACCTCACCGAGATCGCCCGCTCGGGGCGGCTCGACCCCGTGATCGGTCGCGACGAGGAGATCCGGCGCATCAGCCAGGTGCTCTCGCGCCGCACGAAGAACAACCCCGTGCTCATCGGCGAGCCCGGCGTCGGCAAGACGGCCGTCGTCGAGGGCCTCGCGCAGCGCATCGTCGCGGGCGACGTGCCCGAGAGCCTCAAGGGCAAGTCGCTCGTCGCGCTCGACGTCAACGCGATGATCGCGGGCAGCAAGTACCGCGGCGACTTCGAGGAGCGCATGAAGAACGTGCTCGCCGAGATCGCGAAGGCCGAGGGCCGCATCGTCACGTTCATCGACGAGCTGCACATCATCATGGGCGCCGGCGCGGCCGAGGGCAGCCAGGGCGCGAGCAACATGCTCAAGCCGATGCTCGCGCGCGGCGAGCTGCGCCTCATCGGTGCGACGACGCTCGACGAGTACCGCGAGTTCATCGAGAAGGACGCCGCGATGGAGCGGCGCTTCCAGCAGGTCTACGTCGGCGAGCCGAGCGTCGAGGACACCGTCGCGATCCTGCGCGGCCTCAAGGAGCGGTACGAGGCGCACCACAAGGTCACGATCGCCGACAGCGCCCTCGTCGCAGCCGCATCCCTCTCGAACCGCTACATCACCGCCCGCCAGCTGCCCGACAAGGCGATCGACCTCATCGACGAGGCCGCGAGCCGGCTGCGCATGGAGATCGACTCGGCCCCGACCGAGATCGACCAGCTGCGCCGCACGGTCGACCGCATGGAGATCGAGCGCCTCGCCCTCAAGCGCGAGCGCGACGACGCGTCGAAGGAGCGGCTCGCCGAGCTCGAGGCTACGCTCGCGGAGCGCCGCACCGAGCTGAAGGCGCTCGACGAGCGCTGGCAGACCGAGCGCGCGAGCCTCAACCGGATCGGCGGGCTGCGCGAGCAGCTCGACGAGCTGCGCGGCCGCGCCGAACGGGCGCAGCGCGAGGGCGACCTCGAGCGTGCCTCGCGGCTGCTCTACGGCGAGATCCCGCAGGTCGAGCAGCAGCTCAAGGAGGCCGAGGCGCAGGCCGCGGCGTCGGGTGCGCGCATGGTCGGCGACCAGGTGACGGAGGACGACATCGCCTCGGTCGTCGCGGCGTGGACGGGCATCCCCGTCGGCCGCCTGCTGCAGGGCGAGACCGAGAAGCTCCTCGCCCTCGAGGACGAGCTCGCGAACCGCGTCGTCGGCCAGCGCGAGGCGGTCTCGGCGGTCTCGGATGCGGTGCGCCGCAGCCGCGCGGGCGTCTCGAACCCGAACCAGCCGACGGGCTCGTTCCTGTTCCTCGGCCCGACCGGCGTCGGCAAGACGGAGCTCGCGAAGGCGCTCGCCGAGCTGCTCTTCGACGACGAGAAGGCGCTCGTGCGCATCGACATGTCGGAGTACGGCGAGAAGCACTCGGTCGCGCGCCTCGTCGGTGCCCCTCCCGGCTACATCGGCTACGAGCAGGGCGGGCAGCTCACCGAGGCCGTGCGCCGCCGGCCCTACTCGGTCGTGCTCATGGACGAGGTCGAGAAGGCGCACCCCGAGGTCTTCGACCTGCTGCTGCAAGTGCTCGACGACGGCCGCCTGACCGATGGGCAGGGTCGCACGGTCGACTTCCGCAACACGATCCTCATCCTCACCTCCAACCTCGGCTCGGCCTTCCTGACCGATCCGACCATCTCGACCGAGACGGCGCGCGAGCAGGTCATGGGCGCGGTGCGGGCCGCCTTCAAGCCCGAGTTCATCAACCGGCTCGACGACATCGTCATCTTCGACGCGCTGACGCAGGAGGAGCTCGGCGCGATCGTCGGCATCCAGGTGCACGCGCTCGACCGGCGCCTGCGCGAGCGCCGACTCACGGTCGACGTGACGGATGCGGCGAGGCAGTGGCTCGGGGAGCGCGGCTACGACCCCGTGTACGGCGCGCGGCCGCTGCGCAGGCTCATGCAGCGCGAGATCGACGATCGGCTCGCGCGGGCGCTGCTCGCGGGCGAGGTGCGCGACGGCGACCGGGTGATCGTCGACGTCGCTCCCGGCGGCTCGGGCCTGTGGGTCGGCGCCGAGGGCGCGGAGCGGCCCGCGCAGTGGTCGTTCGACGCCGACGTGGTCGACGACGTCGACGAGGTGATCGACGCGGAGCCGCTCGACGAGCCCTGA
- a CDS encoding TnsA-like heteromeric transposase endonuclease subunit: protein MSGTGLLDTEVRYLTDTGEDVTTTVGAMDLDRVSHSQPIRRIRSHRGQRHYSGLYWSFRTRTHVAYESRLELERLLLADRDPVTIWLAAQPFQLRGADADGSIRHVPDFCVLRHDACLLVVDVKPAAFAARADVARVFEWTRRVCSARGLAYEVWTGEVSRARVAGVQAIAVARRRPLPNRTTIGHVAEAVLPGVTIDELALVDAVGRQGIMRLVWEGILDIDFERPVDGRTEVWLR, encoded by the coding sequence ATGAGCGGCACGGGGCTGCTTGACACCGAGGTTCGCTACCTCACGGATACCGGCGAGGACGTCACGACGACCGTCGGGGCGATGGATCTGGACCGGGTGTCACATTCCCAACCGATCCGCCGGATCCGTTCCCATCGGGGCCAGCGCCACTACTCGGGCCTGTACTGGTCGTTCCGCACTCGGACACATGTCGCGTACGAGAGTCGGCTCGAGCTCGAGCGACTCCTGCTCGCCGATCGTGATCCCGTGACCATCTGGCTCGCGGCTCAGCCGTTTCAGCTCCGGGGCGCGGACGCTGACGGCTCGATCAGACATGTGCCGGACTTCTGCGTCTTGCGGCATGACGCTTGCCTGCTCGTCGTCGACGTGAAGCCCGCGGCGTTCGCGGCCAGAGCAGATGTCGCTCGGGTCTTCGAATGGACTCGGCGGGTCTGCTCCGCCCGCGGGCTCGCGTACGAAGTCTGGACCGGTGAAGTGAGCCGTGCGCGCGTCGCTGGGGTGCAGGCGATCGCGGTCGCGCGCCGCCGACCGTTACCGAATCGGACAACGATCGGGCATGTTGCCGAAGCTGTCCTGCCTGGCGTGACCATCGATGAGCTTGCCCTCGTTGATGCCGTCGGCCGACAAGGCATCATGCGCCTCGTCTGGGAAGGCATCCTGGATATCGACTTCGAGCGACCCGTAGACGGGCGCACAGAGGTCTGGCTGCGGTAG
- a CDS encoding S66 peptidase family protein, translating into MQLHFPEPLRLGDRIGVTSPSAGVGERGRARIDFSITWLRQRGFEVIVGDCMSADRWVSGSKEQRATELTAMLTDPRIRAVVPPWGGAGTAPDLLDQLDYDAIAKAEPTWVVGYSDSSAWMVPLTLRAGLPTLHGDNLADTPYRTPSGLAHWLDVATSEATVIQRDSEVVAEWHSLMNATATEWKDPTPGRWQLHGARALDVSGTLIGGCIEVMAGIAGTPYGDVRAFGQEHGNLIVYLEAAEEDAFAICRHLHNLRYAGWFDHAVAILIGRTSAPAAPGDGGLTQREAVLDATGGLGLPIIFDMEIGHVPPHLPLLNGALARVTVDDHVRQIKQSWPRSARAATP; encoded by the coding sequence ATGCAGCTGCACTTCCCGGAACCGCTCCGACTGGGCGATCGAATTGGGGTGACGTCCCCATCGGCAGGAGTTGGTGAGCGGGGACGTGCTCGAATCGACTTCTCCATCACTTGGCTACGACAGCGCGGCTTCGAAGTCATCGTTGGTGATTGCATGTCGGCTGACCGGTGGGTCTCCGGATCCAAGGAGCAACGCGCCACCGAGCTGACCGCAATGCTCACCGACCCCCGTATCCGTGCCGTGGTTCCACCTTGGGGCGGCGCAGGGACGGCACCCGACCTGCTGGACCAGCTGGACTACGACGCGATCGCAAAGGCGGAGCCAACCTGGGTTGTCGGGTACTCCGATTCATCAGCGTGGATGGTCCCACTCACCCTCCGCGCGGGGTTGCCCACGCTCCATGGTGACAACCTGGCAGACACGCCGTACCGGACGCCAAGTGGGCTCGCGCATTGGCTGGATGTCGCGACCTCGGAGGCGACCGTGATCCAGCGCGACAGCGAGGTCGTTGCGGAATGGCACTCCCTGATGAACGCAACGGCCACCGAATGGAAGGACCCCACACCCGGGAGGTGGCAACTTCATGGCGCGCGCGCTCTAGACGTCTCCGGCACATTAATCGGTGGCTGCATCGAGGTCATGGCGGGAATCGCGGGCACGCCCTATGGCGACGTTCGGGCGTTCGGTCAGGAACACGGAAACCTCATCGTGTACCTCGAAGCCGCCGAGGAAGACGCGTTTGCCATCTGTCGGCACCTCCATAACCTTCGATACGCCGGATGGTTCGATCACGCAGTCGCAATCCTCATCGGGCGTACGAGCGCTCCAGCCGCGCCGGGCGACGGCGGCCTGACCCAGCGCGAGGCGGTGCTCGACGCGACTGGCGGACTTGGGCTGCCAATCATCTTCGACATGGAGATAGGGCACGTTCCGCCACATCTGCCTCTCCTAAACGGCGCGCTCGCCCGGGTTACCGTCGACGATCACGTTCGTCAGATCAAGCAAAGTTGGCCGCGCTCCGCGCGAGCCGCGACGCCGTAG